One segment of Danio aesculapii chromosome 3, fDanAes4.1, whole genome shotgun sequence DNA contains the following:
- the LOC130218059 gene encoding myeloid-associated differentiation marker homolog — protein MLQVDFRTLIVPVGIVRMLEVLLTCICFALAASAGIPDHGSSHWAWCMFCWCFCCFTTLLVLILEFINLHTKVPISWEDFTMAFAMLSTLMMVTISIVYPTFFACASCAKEIGASAVSWLCFGLYAAEVWFLYKKPGEISGFLTTIPGLLKILETFIACLIFTSLSPDGYRGFPGTQWCVAVYSICFIFSLIIILLTIARLLSVFPFSFDFVVISFNMLAVVMYATAVVIWPLYAFKDKPRPNDCNHCAWDDLVVVTFMTVFNLLVYIADMAYSIKLVFFTHHHSEG, from the exons ATGCTGCAG GTGGATTTCAGGACACTAATCGTGCCAGTTGGCATTGTGCGAATGCTGGAGGTGCTCCTAACATGCATCTGCTTTGCACTGGCGGCATCTGCGGGCATCCCAGACCACGGCTCGTCCCACTGGGCCTGGTGCATGTTCTGCTGGTGCTTCTGCTGCTTCACCACACTCCTCGTCCTCATCCTGGAGTTCATAAACCTCCACACCAAAGTGCCCATTTCCTGGGAAGACTTCACCATGGCTTTCGCAATGCTGTCCACGCTCATGATGGTGACCATTTCCATAGTCTACCCCACGTTTTTTGCGTGCGCCTCGTGCGCCAAGGAAATCGGAGCATCAGCGGTCTCCTGGCTGTGTTTCGGACTCTACGCTGCTGAAGTTTGGTTCCTCTACAAGAAACCTGGTGAAATCAGCGGCTTTCTGACCACCATTCCTGGTCTCCTGAAGATCCTGGAGACCTTCATTGCGTGTCTCATATTCACATCACTGAGTCCTGATGGATATAGGGGTTTTCCTGGGACGCAGTGGTGCGTTGCAGTGTACTCTATATGCTTCATTTTCTCATTGATCATCATTCTCCTCACCATCGCCAGGCTGTTGTCGGTCTTCCCATTTTCTTTCGACTTTGTGGTGATCAGTTTCAACATGTTGGCTGTGGTCATGTACGCAACCGCTGTAGTTATCTGGCCGCTGTATGCGTTTAAAGATAAGCCTCGTCCTAATGACTGTAACCACTGTGCGTGGGACGATCTGGTGGTGGTGACCTTCATGACTGTCTTCAATCTCTTGGTTTACATTGCCGATATGGCGTACTCGATTAAATTAGTGTTTTTTACGCATCATCATAGTGAGGGGTGA
- the slc25a19 gene encoding mitochondrial thiamine pyrophosphate carrier — protein MVGYDPNSPGVSLAPEEAALAGSAAGIVTRALISPLDVVKIRFQLQIEKVSWRSRQGKYWGLWQATRCILTEEGLPAFWKGHIPAQLLSVCYGAVQFASFEVLTELVHKKTPYNSQTAGVHFICGGLAACSATVACQPLDTLRTRFAAQGEPKIYHNLRHAIGTMLRSEGPFTFYRGLTPTLVAVFPYAGLQFFFYNILKKLLEHQDTKSKAGLHSLISGSCAGVISKTLTYPFDLIKKRLQVGGFEEARLKFGEVRTYNGFVDCVLRIGREEGPRGFFKGLSPSLLKAALSTGFTFFWYEFFISAIISLKSR, from the exons ATGGTGGGATATGATCCAAACTCCCCCGGTGTGTCTCTGGCCCCAGAGGAAGCGGCTCTGGCGGGGTCAGCGGCGGGCATTGTCACCCGGGCCCTCATCAGCCCTCTGGATGTCGTCAAAATCAGGTTTCAG CTGCAGATCGAGAAGGTGTCATGGCGGAGTCGTCAGGGGAAGTACTGGGGTTTATGGCAGGCCACCCGCTGTATTCTGACTGAAGAGGGCCTTCCTGCTTTCTGGAAGGGTCACATTCCTGCCCAGCTGCTGTCTGTGTGTTACGGAGCAGTTCAG TTTGCGAGTTTTGAAGTGCTGACGGAGCTAGTCCATAAGAAAACCCCCTACAACAGCCAGACAGCAGGAGTTCATTTCATCTGTGGCGGTTTGGCTGCTTGCTCTGCCACTGTGGCCTGCCAGCCGCTGGATACCCTCCGCACACGCTTCGCTGCCCAGGGCGAACCCAAG ATTTATCACAACCTCAGGCATGCCATTGGCACCATGTTGCGCTCTGAGGGGCCCTTTACTTTTTACAGGGGCCTCACACCCACCCTCGTGGCCGTGTTTCCATACGCCGGCCTGcagtttttcttttataataTCCTGAAGAAACTTTTGGAGCACCAGGACACCAAATCTAAAG CTGGTCTTCACAGTCTGATCAGTGGTAGTTGTGCTGGAGTCATCAGTAAAACTCTCACGTATCCTTTCGACCTGATTAAAAAGAGACTTCAAGTGGGTGGATTCGAAGAGGCCAGGCTGAAGTTTGGAGAG GTGCGCACATATAACGGATTTGTGGACTGTGTGTTGCGGATCGGCCGAGAGGAAGGACCCCGGGGGTTCTTCAAGGGCCTTTCTCCCAGTCTCCTGAAGGCTGCTTTATCAACCGGCTTCACTTTCTTCTGGTACGAGTTCTTCATCTCTGCCATCATCAGCCTCAAGAGCAGGTAA